A single window of Streptomyces sp. NBC_00464 DNA harbors:
- a CDS encoding 4-(cytidine 5'-diphospho)-2-C-methyl-D-erythritol kinase — protein sequence MSESVTVRVPAKVNVQLAVGAARPDGFHDLANVFLAVGLYDEVTVTPADGLRITCSGPDAAQVPLDATNLAARAATALAERHGIAPDVHIHIAKDIPVAGGMAGGSADAAGALLACDALWSTGATREELLAICAELGSDVPFSLVGGAALGVGRGEQLTPVEVGGTFHWVFAVADGGLSTPAVYREFDRLTAGTRVPEPAASAALMDALRAGDPVALAAALSNDLQAPALSLRPSLADTLAAGTEAGALAALVSGSGPTTAFLTEDEAAARKVADALTASGTCRTARVAVSPAPGATVV from the coding sequence ATGAGCGAGAGCGTCACCGTCCGGGTACCCGCCAAGGTCAACGTCCAGCTCGCGGTCGGCGCCGCGCGCCCCGACGGCTTCCACGACCTGGCCAACGTCTTCCTCGCCGTCGGCCTGTACGACGAGGTCACCGTCACCCCGGCCGACGGGCTGCGCATCACCTGCTCCGGCCCGGACGCCGCCCAGGTCCCCCTGGACGCCACCAACCTCGCCGCCCGCGCCGCGACCGCGCTGGCCGAACGGCACGGCATCGCACCCGACGTCCACATCCACATCGCCAAGGACATTCCCGTCGCGGGCGGAATGGCCGGCGGCAGCGCGGACGCGGCCGGTGCCCTGCTGGCGTGCGACGCGCTGTGGTCCACCGGCGCCACCCGCGAGGAGCTCCTCGCGATCTGCGCCGAGCTGGGCAGCGACGTGCCGTTCAGCCTCGTCGGCGGGGCGGCCCTCGGGGTCGGCCGCGGCGAGCAGCTCACCCCCGTCGAGGTCGGCGGCACCTTCCACTGGGTCTTCGCGGTCGCCGACGGCGGCCTCTCCACCCCCGCCGTCTACCGCGAGTTCGACCGGCTCACGGCCGGCACGCGGGTGCCCGAGCCCGCCGCGTCCGCCGCGCTCATGGACGCACTGCGGGCCGGTGACCCCGTCGCCCTCGCCGCAGCCCTGAGCAACGACCTCCAGGCCCCCGCGCTGTCGCTGCGCCCCTCGCTGGCCGACACCCTGGCGGCGGGCACGGAGGCGGGCGCACTGGCTGCGCTGGTCTCGGGCTCCGGGCCGACCACCGCGTTCCTGACCGAGGACGAGGCGGCGGCCCGCAAGGTGGCCGACGCACTGACCGCCTCGGGGACCTGCCGCACCGCGAGGGTCGCCGTCTCCCCGGCACCGGGCGCCACCGTCGTCTGA
- a CDS encoding lipoprotein, which translates to MTRRTVRGLAPVLLAALALTGCSSESGGGAKADTKPGGGAAAHGAGAKTAAKGGTVGGPGSGCELPVVFDLAQHWKAKAVAPVEPDSELADLARQGPVAMVCEIDAKPAGHIGFLRVWQGEGKDGTARQALEGFVKADENASKITYTQTTVGKLSVTEVGYTVYSKIMEESRPAHAFAVATPDGPVVVHLGGLDAQEHKGMLPAFELAKRSVRLG; encoded by the coding sequence ATGACACGACGTACGGTTCGCGGGCTGGCGCCCGTCCTGCTGGCAGCCCTCGCGCTGACCGGCTGCTCGTCGGAGTCCGGTGGCGGTGCGAAGGCGGACACCAAGCCGGGCGGCGGCGCGGCCGCGCACGGGGCGGGTGCGAAGACCGCGGCCAAGGGCGGCACGGTCGGGGGCCCCGGTTCCGGATGCGAGCTGCCGGTCGTCTTCGACCTGGCGCAGCACTGGAAGGCGAAGGCCGTGGCTCCCGTGGAGCCGGACTCGGAGCTCGCCGACCTCGCCCGGCAGGGCCCGGTCGCGATGGTGTGCGAGATCGACGCGAAGCCGGCCGGGCACATCGGGTTCCTGCGGGTGTGGCAGGGCGAGGGCAAGGACGGCACGGCGCGCCAGGCGCTGGAGGGCTTCGTGAAGGCCGACGAGAACGCCTCGAAGATCACGTACACGCAGACCACGGTCGGGAAGCTGTCCGTGACCGAAGTGGGCTACACCGTCTACAGCAAGATCATGGAGGAGTCGCGCCCGGCCCACGCCTTCGCCGTCGCCACCCCGGACGGACCGGTCGTGGTGCACCTGGGCGGGCTGGACGCGCAGGAGCACAAGGGCATGCTGCCGGCGTTCGAGCTGGCGAAGCGGAGCGTGCGGCTCGGCTGA
- a CDS encoding ABC-F family ATP-binding cassette domain-containing protein, with product MAVNLVNVEQVSKVYGTRALLDGVSLGVSEGDRIGVVGRNGDGKTTLIRMLAKLEEADTGRVTHNGGLRLGVLTQHDSLDPKATIRHEVIGDLADHEWAGSAKIRDVLTGLFGGLDLAGFEQGLDTVIAPLSGGERRRIALAKLLIAEQDLIVLDEPTNHLDVEGISWLAGHLRARRSALVCVTHDRWFLDQVCTRMWDVQRGTVHEYEGGYSDYVFARAERERIAATEEGKRQNLMRKELAWLRRGAPARTSKPRYRIEAANELIADVPPPRDTSALMKFANARLGKTVFELEDVTVQAGPKTLLTHLTWQLGPGDRIGLVGVNGAGKTSLLRALEQAARTQGEAQPADGKIVVGKTVKLAYLSQEVAELNPNLRVLEAVQQVRDRVDLGKGREMTAGQLCEQFGFSKEKQWTPVGDLSGGERRRLQILRLLMDEPNVLFLDEPTNDLDIETLTQLEDLLDGWPGSMIVISHDRFFIERTTDKVLALLGDKSLRMLPRGIDEYLERRLQMAGAAMPAAPATASRAAAPAPGVSPQEARAAKKELQKVERQLDKMSTRETTLHAQIADNATDFEKVAKLDAELRELVAERDVLEMRWLELAEEA from the coding sequence GTGGCCGTCAACCTCGTCAATGTCGAGCAGGTCAGCAAGGTGTACGGCACCCGTGCGCTGCTCGACGGTGTGTCCCTCGGTGTGTCCGAGGGGGACCGGATCGGTGTCGTCGGCCGTAACGGAGATGGCAAGACGACTCTCATCCGGATGCTCGCCAAGCTGGAGGAGGCGGACACCGGCCGGGTCACCCACAACGGCGGACTGCGTCTCGGCGTCCTGACCCAGCACGATTCGCTCGACCCGAAGGCGACGATCCGGCACGAGGTCATCGGCGATCTCGCCGACCACGAGTGGGCCGGCAGCGCCAAGATCCGCGACGTCCTGACCGGGCTCTTCGGCGGTCTCGACCTGGCCGGCTTCGAGCAGGGCCTGGACACCGTCATCGCCCCGCTCTCCGGTGGCGAGCGCCGCCGGATCGCGCTGGCCAAGCTGCTCATCGCCGAGCAGGACCTGATCGTCCTCGACGAGCCGACCAACCACCTCGACGTCGAGGGCATCTCCTGGCTGGCCGGACACCTGCGCGCCCGCCGCTCCGCACTGGTCTGCGTCACCCACGACCGGTGGTTCCTGGACCAGGTCTGCACCCGCATGTGGGACGTCCAGCGCGGCACGGTCCACGAGTACGAGGGCGGCTACAGCGACTACGTCTTCGCCCGTGCCGAACGCGAGCGGATCGCGGCCACCGAAGAGGGCAAGCGGCAGAACCTCATGCGCAAGGAGCTGGCCTGGCTGCGGCGCGGCGCCCCCGCCCGTACGTCCAAGCCCCGCTACCGCATCGAGGCGGCCAACGAGCTGATCGCCGATGTGCCGCCGCCCCGCGACACCAGCGCGCTGATGAAGTTCGCCAACGCCCGGCTCGGCAAGACCGTCTTCGAGCTGGAGGACGTGACCGTCCAGGCCGGCCCCAAGACGCTGCTCACCCACCTGACCTGGCAGCTCGGTCCCGGCGACCGGATCGGCCTGGTCGGGGTCAACGGCGCGGGCAAGACCTCGCTGCTGCGGGCGCTGGAGCAGGCGGCCCGTACCCAGGGCGAGGCGCAGCCCGCCGACGGGAAGATCGTCGTCGGCAAGACCGTGAAGCTCGCCTACCTCTCCCAGGAGGTCGCGGAGCTCAACCCGAACCTCCGGGTGCTGGAGGCCGTGCAGCAGGTGCGCGACCGGGTCGACCTCGGCAAGGGCCGGGAGATGACCGCGGGCCAGCTCTGCGAGCAGTTCGGCTTCTCGAAGGAGAAGCAGTGGACCCCGGTCGGCGACCTGTCGGGCGGTGAGCGGCGCAGGCTGCAGATCCTGCGGCTGCTGATGGACGAGCCGAACGTCCTCTTCCTCGACGAGCCCACCAACGACCTCGACATCGAGACCCTGACCCAGCTGGAGGACCTCCTCGACGGCTGGCCCGGGTCGATGATCGTGATCTCCCACGACCGGTTCTTCATCGAGCGGACCACGGACAAGGTGCTGGCGCTCCTCGGCGACAAGTCGCTGCGGATGCTGCCGCGCGGCATCGACGAGTACCTGGAGCGCAGGCTGCAGATGGCGGGGGCCGCCATGCCCGCCGCACCTGCCACGGCCTCCCGGGCCGCCGCCCCGGCACCGGGCGTCTCGCCGCAGGAGGCACGCGCGGCCAAGAAGGAACTCCAGAAGGTCGAGCGGCAGCTCGACAAGATGTCGACCCGCGAGACGACGCTCCACGCCCAGATCGCCGACAACGCCACGGACTTCGAGAAGGTCGCGAAGCTCGACGCCGAACTGCGCGAACTGGTCGCGGAACGCGATGTGCTGGAGATGCGCTGGCTGGAACTGGCCGAGGAGGCCTGA
- a CDS encoding outer membrane protein assembly factor BamB family protein, whose amino-acid sequence MSQPPGQQPPQGGFGAPYDPPPGAYPPPAAPPQPAGPYGQPGPYGNQPGPYGSQPGPYNQPTQGYGYGYPPQQQQPQQQPGHGYPTQPPQPGGPQPGGPRGGGRFRGRTGMIVGGLLAVALLAGGGIWLATGDDGGNGTPTANGGHSSAPPAPAPTLDQGDGKGDTDDDGTVTPQAEAAAINAARGPGEAKALWIRKSGVDLPEGGEDFYGPWFAGDTVVTAMYHTVTGYSAADGTLKWTLRLPTNACAAPTRPTADGKIVLGIEDSTSDDAYCDNLQMVDLTTGKAGWRKQYARDGAWDGLSDLAMAINGDTVTVGRTSRTDAFRVSDGKVLFGKLPGNCQPFGFASGPVAIAAASCQTAADDHKEHRVQRIDPGTGKVQWTYKVKKGWQVAQIYSADPIVISLTQPEKWGILVLNTNGTYRTQLSGGPGEYAVGCDKDRRVQGANLDSCTGVAAGANTFYMATKAVDLKTGDGNQVAAFDLSTGKHKWTISSPAEQPLTPLRTEGGKLLMYLGAAKNKGGGIASVPAAGGKWGMVVRHPAAASDLERSFYEPNISYVDGRSFLTNSRISGSDDEEIERRSMAVFGN is encoded by the coding sequence ATGAGCCAGCCGCCCGGACAGCAGCCGCCGCAGGGCGGGTTCGGAGCTCCTTACGACCCGCCGCCCGGGGCGTACCCGCCACCGGCCGCCCCGCCGCAGCCCGCCGGCCCGTACGGGCAGCCCGGTCCGTACGGCAATCAGCCCGGTCCGTACGGCAGTCAGCCCGGTCCGTACAACCAGCCGACGCAGGGCTACGGGTACGGCTACCCGCCCCAGCAGCAACAGCCGCAACAGCAGCCGGGGCACGGCTACCCGACGCAGCCCCCGCAGCCCGGCGGACCGCAGCCCGGCGGACCCCGGGGCGGCGGCCGGTTCCGCGGCCGGACCGGGATGATCGTCGGCGGCCTGCTCGCGGTGGCACTCCTGGCGGGCGGCGGCATCTGGCTCGCCACCGGCGACGACGGCGGCAACGGGACGCCCACGGCGAACGGCGGCCACAGCTCCGCGCCACCGGCCCCCGCGCCGACCCTGGACCAGGGCGACGGCAAGGGCGACACCGACGACGACGGCACGGTCACCCCTCAGGCCGAGGCCGCCGCCATCAACGCGGCGCGCGGGCCGGGGGAGGCGAAGGCCCTCTGGATCCGGAAGAGCGGCGTCGATCTCCCGGAGGGCGGCGAGGACTTCTACGGCCCGTGGTTCGCCGGCGACACCGTCGTCACGGCCATGTACCACACCGTCACGGGCTATTCGGCAGCCGACGGCACGCTCAAGTGGACCCTGCGGCTGCCCACCAACGCCTGCGCCGCGCCCACCCGGCCCACCGCCGACGGCAAGATCGTCCTGGGCATCGAGGACAGCACATCGGACGACGCGTACTGCGACAACCTCCAGATGGTCGACCTCACGACGGGCAAGGCCGGCTGGCGCAAGCAGTACGCCCGCGACGGCGCCTGGGACGGGCTCTCCGACCTCGCGATGGCGATCAACGGCGACACCGTGACCGTGGGGCGCACCAGCAGGACCGACGCCTTCCGGGTCAGCGACGGCAAGGTGCTGTTCGGCAAACTGCCCGGCAACTGCCAGCCGTTCGGCTTCGCCAGCGGCCCCGTGGCGATCGCCGCGGCGAGCTGCCAGACCGCCGCGGACGACCACAAGGAACACCGGGTACAGCGGATCGACCCCGGCACCGGCAAGGTGCAGTGGACGTACAAGGTCAAGAAGGGCTGGCAGGTCGCGCAGATCTACTCCGCCGACCCCATCGTGATCTCGCTGACGCAGCCGGAGAAGTGGGGCATCCTCGTGCTCAACACCAACGGCACCTACCGCACCCAGCTCTCCGGCGGGCCGGGGGAGTACGCCGTCGGGTGCGACAAGGACCGGCGCGTCCAGGGGGCCAACCTCGACAGCTGCACCGGGGTGGCCGCCGGTGCGAACACGTTCTACATGGCGACCAAGGCCGTCGACCTCAAAACCGGCGACGGCAACCAGGTCGCCGCCTTCGATCTGTCCACCGGCAAGCACAAGTGGACGATCAGCTCCCCGGCGGAGCAGCCCCTCACCCCGCTGCGGACGGAGGGCGGCAAGCTGCTGATGTACCTCGGGGCGGCGAAGAACAAGGGAGGCGGTATCGCCTCCGTTCCGGCCGCCGGCGGTAAATGGGGCATGGTGGTGCGGCACCCGGCGGCGGCCTCCGACCTGGAGCGCAGTTTCTACGAGCCGAACATCTCCTACGTGGACGGACGCAGCTTCCTCACGAATTCGAGGATCAGCGGCTCGGACGACGAGGAGATCGAGAGGCGGTCCATGGCCGTCTTCGGCAACTGA
- a CDS encoding outer membrane protein assembly factor BamB family protein produces the protein MTQPPSQQPPQGGFGAPQEPPHGVPQPPQGPPQTPPPAQPPQAPAAQPGYGYPQQPGQAAGRPPQPGPYGQPQQPGPYAQQPGPYGQPQQPGPYGQQQPGPYAQQPGPYGQPQQPGYGYPQQQYPGAPVPAPPGGRGPFKGKPAAIIGAAVAALLVIGGGVYLLSSGGDDDKKPVAKKSGEVQKPTTSPTVDEGDGNGTGREGSDDLNGGRKPGEAKVLWLQKNDVDLPRNGADVYGPWIVGDTVVKGMYRTVAGYSVADGKEKWKLKLPADICSAPQQTTTDGKIVIAVKNGTTDKSDCSTLQLIDLNTGKAGWKKEVKKSGLFDLMSDLSLAISGNTVTVGRTGASNAYRVSDGKDLFGKRAGICQPFAFAGGPKLIAATNCRVSDLDNPQHEIELIDPNTGKPKWTYKPARGWEVDNIYSVSPLIVSLTKGDSSKDKKWSILALRENGTLRSQIISDKGDKFPMACGNAFAIFGKPVDGCEGVTADANTLYMRTQDDTSGSARTNQVVAFNLNTGKTKWKAKAPAEQTMKPLRMEGANLLVYVDAGYNKGGGIATLGPAGGTPKMLLQHPASMAQVESSFWSERVLYVDGRSFIASGRVSATNDEEELETKTMMAFGS, from the coding sequence ATGACCCAGCCGCCCAGCCAGCAACCGCCGCAGGGAGGCTTCGGCGCTCCGCAGGAGCCGCCGCACGGGGTCCCGCAGCCGCCCCAGGGCCCGCCGCAGACGCCGCCGCCCGCGCAGCCGCCCCAGGCACCGGCCGCCCAGCCGGGATATGGCTATCCCCAGCAGCCGGGCCAGGCAGCGGGCCGGCCGCCGCAGCCCGGCCCCTACGGGCAGCCGCAGCAGCCGGGCCCGTACGCCCAGCAGCCCGGTCCCTACGGCCAGCCCCAGCAGCCCGGCCCCTACGGTCAGCAGCAGCCGGGTCCGTATGCCCAGCAGCCCGGCCCGTACGGTCAGCCGCAGCAGCCCGGATACGGGTATCCGCAGCAGCAGTACCCCGGCGCACCGGTCCCCGCGCCGCCCGGTGGCCGTGGCCCGTTCAAGGGCAAGCCCGCGGCGATCATCGGTGCCGCGGTCGCCGCGCTCCTGGTCATCGGCGGCGGTGTCTACCTGCTGTCGAGCGGGGGCGACGACGACAAGAAGCCCGTCGCGAAGAAGAGCGGCGAGGTCCAGAAGCCCACCACGTCGCCCACTGTCGACGAGGGCGACGGCAACGGCACCGGCCGTGAGGGCAGCGACGACCTGAACGGCGGGCGCAAGCCCGGCGAGGCGAAGGTCCTCTGGCTCCAGAAGAACGACGTGGACCTGCCGCGCAACGGCGCGGACGTGTACGGCCCGTGGATCGTCGGCGACACCGTCGTCAAGGGCATGTACCGCACGGTCGCCGGCTACTCGGTGGCCGACGGCAAGGAGAAGTGGAAGCTGAAGCTTCCCGCCGACATCTGCTCCGCCCCGCAGCAGACCACCACGGACGGCAAGATCGTCATCGCGGTGAAGAACGGCACGACCGACAAGTCCGACTGCTCCACCCTCCAGCTGATCGACCTCAACACGGGGAAGGCGGGGTGGAAGAAGGAGGTCAAGAAGAGCGGCCTCTTCGACCTGATGTCGGACCTCTCCCTCGCCATCAGCGGCAACACCGTGACGGTCGGCCGCACCGGCGCCTCCAACGCCTACCGGGTCAGCGACGGCAAGGACCTGTTCGGCAAGCGGGCGGGGATCTGCCAGCCGTTCGCCTTCGCGGGCGGGCCCAAGCTGATCGCCGCCACCAACTGCCGGGTCAGTGACCTCGACAACCCGCAGCACGAGATCGAACTGATCGACCCGAACACCGGCAAGCCGAAGTGGACCTACAAGCCGGCCCGCGGCTGGGAGGTCGACAACATCTACTCGGTGAGCCCGCTCATCGTGTCGCTGACCAAGGGCGACAGCAGCAAGGACAAGAAGTGGAGCATCCTCGCGCTCCGGGAGAACGGCACGCTCCGCTCCCAGATCATCAGCGACAAGGGTGACAAGTTCCCGATGGCCTGCGGCAACGCCTTCGCCATCTTCGGCAAGCCCGTCGACGGCTGCGAGGGTGTCACGGCCGACGCCAACACGCTCTACATGCGGACGCAGGACGACACCAGCGGTTCCGCCCGTACCAACCAGGTCGTCGCCTTCAACCTGAACACCGGCAAGACGAAGTGGAAGGCGAAGGCCCCGGCCGAGCAGACCATGAAGCCGCTGCGGATGGAGGGCGCCAACCTCCTGGTCTACGTGGACGCCGGTTACAACAAGGGCGGCGGCATCGCCACCCTGGGCCCGGCCGGCGGCACCCCGAAGATGCTGCTCCAGCACCCGGCCTCCATGGCTCAGGTCGAGAGCTCGTTCTGGAGCGAGAGGGTCCTGTACGTGGACGGCCGCTCGTTCATCGCCAGCGGGCGGGTCAGCGCGACCAACGACGAGGAAGAGCTGGAGACGAAGACCATGATGGCCTTCGGCAGCTGA